In Stigmatopora nigra isolate UIUO_SnigA chromosome 11, RoL_Snig_1.1, whole genome shotgun sequence, the following proteins share a genomic window:
- the LOC144204689 gene encoding ly6/PLAUR domain-containing protein 1-like, translated as MFIFTLLTLFHFLFFKSGLALQIQCYQCEEITHDCTTPDFVVNCTINVQDTCQNEVLVKEDGIHYRKSCASSGACLIASSGYQQFCTGKMNSVCITCCNTPLCNGQRHKKRTQASASVRLAMPCLSVLGLSVVLSSFLSQSQGK; from the exons ATGTTTATCTTCACTCTTCTTACTTTGTTCCACTTTCTCTTCTTCAAGTCAG GACTGGCTTTGCAAATTCAATGCTACCAATGCGAGGAGATCACCCACGACTGCACCACGCCAGATTTTGTGGTCAACTGCACCATTAATGTGCAGGACACATGCCAGAATGAGGTTCTGGTCAAGGAAGATG GAATCCACTACCGCAAATCCTGTGCGTCCTCAGGAGCCTGTCTTATCGCTTCTTCGGGCTACCAACAGTTCTGCACGGGCAAGATGAACTCGGTTTGCATCACCTGCTGCAACACGCCGCTCTGTAACGGCCAACGACATAAAAAGCGGACCCAAGCTTCGGCTTCTGTTAGACTAGCCATGCCGTGTTTGTCGGTTTTAGGCCTCTCGGTGGTGCTTTCTTCATTCCTCAGCCAAAGTCAAGGAAAATAG
- the gpr39 gene encoding G-protein coupled receptor 39 isoform X1: METEEEIPEEKDWSQLESNYGVKIFLTILYTLILVIGIVGNSATIRATRVLLRNGYLQRNVTDHVVSLACSDLLVLLVGLPVELYSAIWFPFTSASGGDGACKLYNFVLEACSYATILNVATLSFERYVAICHPFRFRTLSGRRTSGLVALAWLVSVLVALPLLVATGTQGHVPVSAQEPVQNLTFCTNLRERWQMYRVSIFVAFVVYLLVLGGVAFMCRAMILVLRKSAGVSDGDCGTSGIAVRHQSNKVKMARKQTIIFLGLIVVSLLVCWFPNQIRRLMMAGAPKSAWTTTYFHIYITLHPVADAFFYLSSALNPFLYNVSSRQFRQVFVQALRCRLAVRHVNERTVTVSGAPSGRSLRPLLFKSLRRSRGDTKTDPAHFEERKHGNGDATSTSA, from the exons ATGGAGACAGAAGAAGAAATTCCTGAGGAGAAGGATTGGAGTCAGTTGGAATCCAATTATGGCGTAAAAATCTTCCTGACCATCTTGTATACCCTCATCCTGGTCATTGGCATTGTAGGTAACTCGGCCACCATCCGAGCCACGCGAGTCCTCCTGCGAAACGGCTACCTTCAACGGAACGTGACGGACCATGTGGTGAGCCTGGCTTGCTCAGACCTCCTGGTTCTACTGGTGGGGTTGCCTGTGGAGCTCTATAGCGCCATCTGGTTTCCCTTCACCTCAGCGTCTGGCGGGGATGGCGCTTGCAAGCTTTATAACTTTGTTTTGGAGGCGTGTAGCTACGCTACCATCCTCAATGTAGCCACGTTGAGCTTCGAGCGCTACGTAGCTATATGCCATCCCTTCCGATTCCGGACCCTGAGCGGTCGCCGCACCTCGGGATTGGTCGCCCTGGCCTGGCTGGTGTCGGTGTTAGTGGCGCTGCCCCTGCTGGTGGCCACCGGGACACAGGGTCACGTCCCGGTCTCGGCCCAGGAACCGGTCCAGAACTTGACTTTTTGTACTAACCTGAGGGAACGTTGGCAGATGTATCGGGTTAGTATCTTTGTGGCCTTTGTGGTCTATCTGCTGGTTTTGGGGGGAGTGGCCTTCATGTGTCGGGCCATGATCCTGGTCCTGAGGAAGTCCGCGGGGGTGTCGGATGGAGACTGTGGGACAAGTGGCATAGCGGTCAGGCATCAAAGTAATAAGGTGAAGATGGCCAGGAAGCAGACTATCATTTTCTTGG GCCTCATCGTGGTCTCCCTGTTGGTGTGTTGGTTCCCCAACCAAATCCGCCGCCTGATGATGGCCGGCGCCCCAAAGTCCGCCTGGACCACGACCTACTTCCACATTTACATCACCCTCCACCCGGTGGCCGACGCCTTCTTCTACCTGAGCTCTGCCCTCAACCCCTTCCTATACAACGTGTCTTCTCGGCAATTTCGCCAGGTTTTCGTCCAAGCGCTTCGCTGCCGTTTGGCCGTGCGGCACGTCAACGAGCGAACCGTGACCGTCTCCGGCGCCCCGTCTGGCCGATCACTGCGACCCCTGCTCTTCAAATCTCTCCGGCGAAGTCGGGGTGACACCAAAACAGACCCCGCCCATTTCGAAGAACGTAAACATGGGAACGGAGACGCCACGTCAACATCTGCGTAA
- the LOC144204677 gene encoding solute carrier family 35 member F5-like yields MQKPQNISFNQASGGAHKFPKYFWVKPFLAFQLCLKRKRRRRSVAMECMFIMNRVGSPGTSVAAQRRRMALGVIILLLVDVIWVASSELTSYIFRRQEYNKPFFSTFTKTSMFVLYLLGFLLWRPWRQQCTGSLKRRHPSRFSDAEAYFAPCASDTAMNNCLSEPLYVPVKFQEVPSDLSNCLMDADCHSPASKKHRVRFSNIMEVRQLPSTQALEAKLSRMSYPAAKDHEAMLRTVGKLTITDVAKISFFFCFVWFLANLSYQEALSDTQVAIVNILSSTSGLFTLILAAIFPSNSSDRFTLSKLLAVALSMGGVALVSLSAMDRPDEKATIGSLWSLAGAILYAIYIVMIKRRVDREDKLDIPMFFGFVGLFNLLLLWPGFLLLHYTGFEAFELPSQLVWTYILINGLIGTVLSEFLWLWGCFLTSSLVGTLALSLTIPLSILADIFLQKVRFSWLFFAGAIPVFLSFFIATLLCHYNNWDPVMVGLRRLYAFVFRRHRIHRIPEDNELCESLIPLHTVSLNQGSLCS; encoded by the exons ATGCAAAAACCTCAAAACATAAGTTTTAACCAAGCAAGCGGAGGAGCACAtaaatttccaaaatatttttgggtgaaacCTTTTTTGGCTTTCCAATTGTGTCTAAAAAGGAAAAGGCGTCGTCGATC TGTGGCGATGGAGTGTATGTTTATCATGAACCGGGTGGGCTCACCGGGTACCTCGGTTGCAGCCCAGCGAAGGCGGATGGCCCTGGGGGTGATCATACTCTTACTTGTGGACGTCATCTGGGTGGCCTCTTCTGAGCTCACATCA TATATTTTCAGGAGACAGGAATACAACAAGCCCTTTTTTAGCACCTTTACCAAAACATCCATGTTTGTGCTCTACCTGCTGGGCTTTCTGTTGTGgcggccatggaggcaacagtgtaCCGGTTCGCTTAAACGCCGACACCCTTCGCGC TTCAGCGACGCGGAAGCCTACTTTGCACCCTGCGCCAGCGACACGGCTATGAACAACTGCTTG AGTGAACCACTATATGTCCCAGTCAAATTTCAGGAGGTACCCAGCGACCTCTCCAACTGTTTAATGGACGCAGACTGCCATTCCC CAGCTTCCAAAAAGCATCGAGTACGTTTTAGCAACATCATGGAGGTTCGGCAACTGCCCTCCACGCAAGCCTTGGAGGCCAAACTGTCTCGCATGTCTTACCCGGCCGCCAAAGACCACGAGGCCATGTTACGTACGGTGGGGAAACTAACCATCACCGACGTGGCCAAAATCAGCTTCTTCTTCTGTTTTGTG TGGTTCCTGGCCAACCTGTCCTATCAGGAAGCACTTTCCGACACACAAGTGGCCATTGTCAACATTTTGTCATCCACGTCAG GCCTGTTCACCCTCATCTTGGCGGCTATTTTCCCCAGCAACAGCAGCGACCGCTTCACCTTGTCCAAGTTGTTAGCAGTGGCTTTGAG TATGGGAGGAGTTGCCCTGGTCAGCCTCTCCGCCATGGACCGGCCAGACGAGAAAGCCACCATCG GTTCCTTGTGGTCACTGGCCGGTGCCATTTTATACGCCATCTACATTGTGATGATCAAAAGAAGGGTGGATCGGGAGGATAAGCTGGACATTCCCATGTTCTTCG ggtTTGTAGGTCTCTTCAACCTTCTTCTGCTATGGCCAGGCTTCCTCCTTCTTCACTACACAGGATTCGAGGCCTTTGAGCTTCCAAGCCAGCTAGTGTGGACCTACATCCTCATCAATGGCCTCATTGGGACCGTTCTCTCCGAGTTCCTTTGGCTATG GGGATGCTTCCTCACATCTTCACTGGTTGGGACCCTAGCCCTCAGCCTCACCATACCGCTATCCATTTTAGCTGATATTTTCTTACAGAAG GTACGCTTCTCCTGGCTGTTTTTCGCAGGGGCCATCCCAGTTTTCCTCTCCTTCTTTATTGCCACGCTGTTATGTCACTACAATAACTGGGACCCGGTCATGGTGGGCTTGAGGAGACTGTACGCCTTCGTTTTTAGAAGACATCGCATTCATAG GATCCCTGAGGACAACGAACTATGCGAAAGCTTGATCCCTTTGCACACTGTCTCCCTCAACCAAGGAAGTTTGTGCTCGTGA
- the gpr39 gene encoding G-protein coupled receptor 39 isoform X2, whose product METEEEIPEEKDWSQLESNYGVKIFLTILYTLILVIGIVGNSATIRATRVLLRNGYLQRNVTDHVVSLACSDLLVLLVGLPVELYSAIWFPFTSASGGDGACKLYNFVLEACSYATILNVATLSFERYVAICHPFRFRTLSGRRTSGLVALAWLVSVLVALPLLVATGTQGHVPVSAQEPVQNLTFCTNLRERWQMYRVSIFVAFVVYLLVLGGVAFMCRAMILVLRKSAGVSDGDCGTSGIAVRHQSNKVKMARKQTIIFLGLIVVSLLVCWFPNQIRRLMMAGAPKSAWTTTYFHIYITLHPVADAFFYLSSALNPFLYNVSSRQFRQVFVQALRCRLAVRHVNERTVTVSGAPSGRSLRPLLFKSLRRKKVEQSKKSEDKHVPFKVENCKPSSGGGGSVQDIL is encoded by the exons ATGGAGACAGAAGAAGAAATTCCTGAGGAGAAGGATTGGAGTCAGTTGGAATCCAATTATGGCGTAAAAATCTTCCTGACCATCTTGTATACCCTCATCCTGGTCATTGGCATTGTAGGTAACTCGGCCACCATCCGAGCCACGCGAGTCCTCCTGCGAAACGGCTACCTTCAACGGAACGTGACGGACCATGTGGTGAGCCTGGCTTGCTCAGACCTCCTGGTTCTACTGGTGGGGTTGCCTGTGGAGCTCTATAGCGCCATCTGGTTTCCCTTCACCTCAGCGTCTGGCGGGGATGGCGCTTGCAAGCTTTATAACTTTGTTTTGGAGGCGTGTAGCTACGCTACCATCCTCAATGTAGCCACGTTGAGCTTCGAGCGCTACGTAGCTATATGCCATCCCTTCCGATTCCGGACCCTGAGCGGTCGCCGCACCTCGGGATTGGTCGCCCTGGCCTGGCTGGTGTCGGTGTTAGTGGCGCTGCCCCTGCTGGTGGCCACCGGGACACAGGGTCACGTCCCGGTCTCGGCCCAGGAACCGGTCCAGAACTTGACTTTTTGTACTAACCTGAGGGAACGTTGGCAGATGTATCGGGTTAGTATCTTTGTGGCCTTTGTGGTCTATCTGCTGGTTTTGGGGGGAGTGGCCTTCATGTGTCGGGCCATGATCCTGGTCCTGAGGAAGTCCGCGGGGGTGTCGGATGGAGACTGTGGGACAAGTGGCATAGCGGTCAGGCATCAAAGTAATAAGGTGAAGATGGCCAGGAAGCAGACTATCATTTTCTTGG GCCTCATCGTGGTCTCCCTGTTGGTGTGTTGGTTCCCCAACCAAATCCGCCGCCTGATGATGGCCGGCGCCCCAAAGTCCGCCTGGACCACGACCTACTTCCACATTTACATCACCCTCCACCCGGTGGCCGACGCCTTCTTCTACCTGAGCTCTGCCCTCAACCCCTTCCTATACAACGTGTCTTCTCGGCAATTTCGCCAGGTTTTCGTCCAAGCGCTTCGCTGCCGTTTGGCCGTGCGGCACGTCAACGAGCGAACCGTGACCGTCTCCGGCGCCCCGTCTGGCCGATCACTGCGACCCCTGCTCTTCAAATCTCTCCGGCGAA AGAAAGTGGAACAAAGTAAGAAGAGTGAAGATAAACATGTTCCTTTCAAAGTGGAGAATTGCAAGCCGAGTAGTGGAGGAGGAGGCTCAGTGCAGGACATACTGTAG